A stretch of Heptranchias perlo isolate sHepPer1 chromosome 1, sHepPer1.hap1, whole genome shotgun sequence DNA encodes these proteins:
- the LOC137329069 gene encoding SWI/SNF-related matrix-associated actin-dependent regulator of chromatin subfamily A member 5 isoform X1 — protein sequence MSEAAEKPNPVPAESQPEEASAAPAAGAQTQTLMESIDAAFIFKMPKPEVREEDPAYEEKMKTDRSNRFDYLLQQTELFAHFIQPAAQKTPTSPLKMKPGRPRVKKDEKQTLLSAGDYRHRRTEQEEDEELLSENSKTTNVCTRFEESPSYIKGGKLRDYQIRGLNWLISLYENGINGILADEMGLGKTLQTIALLGYMKYYRSIPGPHMVLVPKSTLHNWMLEFKRWTPTFRAICLIGDKDQRAAFIRDVLLPGEWDVCVTSYEMLIREKSVFKKFNWRYMVIDEAHRIKNEKSKLSEIVREFKTTNRLLLTGTPLQNNLHELWALLNFLLPDVFNSSADFDSWFDTNNCFGDQKLVERLHMVLRPFLLRRIKAEVEKSLPPKKEVKMYVGLSKMQREWYTRILMKDIDILNSSGKMDKMRLLNILMQLRKCCNHPYLFDGAEPGPPYTTDTHLVVNSGKMVVLDKLLPKVKEQGSRVLIFSQMTRVLDILEDYCMWRNYEYCRLDGQTPHEERQDSISAFNSPGSSKFVFMLSTRAGGLGINLATADVVILYDSDWNPQVDLQAMDRAHRIGQTKTVRVFRFITENTVEERIVERAEMKLRLDSIVIQQGRLVDQNLNKLGKDEMLQMIRHGATHVFASKESEITDEDVDAILERGEKKTAEMNEKLSHMGEGSLRNFTMETEVSVYNFEGEDYREKQKVSLVLVGYLIFNIFFLLNCFTKMLLYPQLTLTEWIEPPKRERKANYAVDAYFREALRVSEPKAPKAPRPPKQPNIQDFQFFPPRLFELLEKEILYYRKTIGYKVPRNPDLPNSAQLQKGEQCKIDEAEPLNDDELEEKEKLLTQGFTNWTKRDFNQFIKANEKWGRDDIENIAREVEGKTPEEVIEYSAVFWERCNELQDIEKIMAQIERGEARIQRRISIKKALDTKIGRYKAPFHQLRIAYGTNKGKNYTEEEDRFLICMLHKLGFDKENVYDELRQCIRNSPQFRFDWFLKSRTAMELQRRCNTLITLIERENLELEEKEKAERKKRGPKTTSAQKRKSDGAPDARGRKKKLKL from the exons atgtcTGAGGCCGCGGAGAAGCCGAACCCGGTCCCGGCCGAGAGTCAGCCGGAGGAGGCGAGCGCGGCGCCAGCGGCTGGAGCCCAGACTCAAAccctg ATGGAAAGTATTGATGCAGCATTTATATTCAAAATGCCTAAACCAGAGGTGAGAGAAGAGGATCCTGCCTAtgaagaaaaaatg AAAACAGACAGGTCAAATAGATTTGATTATCTGCTGCAGCAGACCGAACTTTTTGCCCACTTTATCCAACCTGCTGCACAGAAGACTCCAACTTCGCCTTTAAAGATGAAACCTGGACGTCCTCGCGTAAAGAAAGATGAGAAACAGACACTTCTGTCAGCTGGAGA TTATCGGCATCGCCGTACAGAACAGGAAGAAGATGAAGAACTACTGTCAGAAAACAGCAAGACAACCAATGTCTGCACAAGGTTTGAAGAATCCCCATCAT ATATAAAAGGAGGGAAACTCAGGGACTACCAGATCCGTGGACTGAATTGGCTGATTTCTTTATATGAGAATGGCATTAATGGTATCCTGGCAGATGAAATG GGTCTTGGGAAGACTTTACAAACTATTGCCCTTCTTGGGTACATGAAATATTACAGAAGCATTCCTGGACCTCACATGGTTCTGGTccctaaatctacactgcacaacTGGATGCTTGAGTTCAAGCGATGGACACCAACTTTTCGAGCTATTTGTCTAATTGGTGACAAGGACCAAAGG GCTGCCTTCATCAGAGATGTCCTGCTGCCTGGAGAGTGGGATGTCTGTGTCACATCGTATGAAATGCTGATCAGGGAGAAATCTGTTTTCAAAAAGTTTAATTGGAGGTATATGGTTATAGATGAAGCCCATAGGATCAAAAATGAAAAGTCTAAG CTGTCTGAAATAGTGAGAGAATTCAAGACAACAAATCGGCTATTGCTCACGGGTACACCTCTTCAGAACAACCTGCATGAACTCTGGGCTCTGCTCAACTTCCTTCTTCCAGATGTCTTCAATTCATCTGCT GACTTCGATTCTTGGTTTGACACAAACAACTGTTTTGGAGACCAGAAGCTAGTTGAACGGTTGCATATG GTATTGCGACCCTTCCTTCTCCGACGTATTAAAGCTGAGGTAGAAAAGAGCCTGCCACCAAAAAAGGAAGTCAAAATGTATGTAGGCCTTAGCAAAATGCAAAGGGAATG GTATACCAGGATATTAATGAAGGATATCGACATCCTGAACTCCTCAGGGAAAATGGACAAAATGCGTCTGTTGAACATACTGATGCAACTGCGCAAGTGCTGCAACCACCCATATCTCTTTGATGGAGCTGAGCCCGGCCCACCTTACACTACTGATACTCACCTAGTAGTTAACAGTGGCAAAATGGTGGTATTGGACAAACTACTGCCAAAAGTGAAGGAACAAG GTTCTCGGGTGTTGATCTTCAGCCAAATGACCAGGGTGCTGGATATCTTGGAAGATTATTGTATGTGGAGAAACTATGAGTACTGTAGACTGGATGGGCAGACTCCACATGAGGAGAGACAG gaTTCTATTAGTGCTTTCAATTCTCCTGGGAGCTCAAAGTTTGTCTTCATGTTGAGCACGCGTGCTGGGGGTCTTGGTATAAATCTAGCTACAGCAGATGTGGTAATCCTGTACGACTCTGACTGGAACCCTCAGGTTGATCTCCAGGCTATG GATCGAGCCCACAGAATTGGACAAACAAAAACAGTCAGAGTATTCCGATTTATAACTGAGAACACTGTCGAGGAAAGAATAGTCGAACGTGCTGAAATGAAACTTAGACTGGACTCTATTGTAATTCAGCAAG GAAGGTTGGTAGATCAAAATCTAAATAAGCTGGGTAAAGATGAAATGCTGCAGATGATTCGTCACGGTGCTACCCACGTGTTTGCTTCTAAAGAGAGTGAGATTACAGATGAAGATGTCGATGCTATACTGGAAAGGGGTGAAAAGAAG ACAGCTGAGATGAATGAAAAGCTCTCACATATGGGTGAAGGTTCACTGAGAAACTTCACTATGGAAACCGAGGTCAGTGTGTACAACTTCGAAGGTGAGGACTATAGAGAGAAGCAAAAGGTAAGTTTAGTTTTGGTTGGCTatttaatttttaatatattttttcttttaaactgcTTTACTAAAATGTTGCTTTATCCACAGTTGACTCTAACTGAATGGATTGAACCCCCCAAACGGGAACGAAAAGCAAACTATGCTGTTGATGCTTATTTCAGAGAGGCCCTCCGTGTCAGTGAGCCGAAAGCACCCAAA GCTCCTCGTCCACCAAAACAGCCCAACATTCAGGACTTCCAATTCTTTCCCCCTCGACTGTTTGAACTGCTAGAGAAAGAAATCCTTTATTACCGAAAAACTATCGGTTACAAG GTGCCACGCAACCCTGATCTACCAAATTCAGCTCAGCTACAGAAAGGAGAACAGTGCAAAATTGATGAGGCTGAACCCCTAAATGATGATGAGCTTGAAGAAAAGGAGAAGCTGCTAACGCAG GGATTTACCAACTGGACAAAAAGGGACTTTAATCAGTTTATCAAAGCAAATGAGAAGTGGGGCCGTGATGACATTGAAAATATTGCCCGTGAAGTAGAGGGGAAAACTCCTGAGGAGGTGATCGAGTACTCTG CTGTGTTCTGGGAGAGATGTAACGAGCTCCAAGACATTGAAAAAATTATGGCACAAATAGAAAGGGGAGAAGCTAGAATCCAAAGGAGGATCAGCATCAAAAAAGCACTAGACACAAAG ATTGGccgttataaagcacctttccaCCAACTGAGAATAGCATACGGCACAAATAAAGGGAAGAACTATACGGAAGAGGAGGACAGATTTCTGATCTGCATGCTGCACAAGCTGGGCTTCGACAAAGAGAATGTTTACGATGAGCTTAGACAGTGCATTCGGAACTCTCCACAATTCAGATTTGACTGGTTCCTGAAATCGAGAACTGCTATG GAGCTCCAAAGGCGATGTAATACTTTAATCACTCTAATAGAAAGAGAAAACTTAGAACTTGAAGAAAAAGAGAAAGCAGAAAGAAAAAAGCGTGGACCAAAAACGACATCG